In Lycium ferocissimum isolate CSIRO_LF1 chromosome 11, AGI_CSIRO_Lferr_CH_V1, whole genome shotgun sequence, a single genomic region encodes these proteins:
- the LOC132037488 gene encoding vacuolar protein sorting-associated protein 2 homolog 1 isoform X1 — protein sequence MSFLFGKRKTPAELLRENKRMLDKSIRDIERERQGLQTQEKKLIAEIKKSAKQGQMGAVKVMAKDLIRTRHQIEKFYKLKSQLQGVSLRIQTLKSTQAMGEAMKGVTKAMGQMNRQMNLPALQKIMQEFERQNEKMEMVSEVMGDAIDDALEGDEEEEETEELVNQVLDEIGIDMNSELVNAPSSAVAAPAAKNKVAQAEATGNDDGGIDSDLQARLDNLRKM from the exons ATGAGTTTCCTCTTCGGCAAGAGAAAAACTCCTGCAG agCTCCTGCGTGAAAACAAGCGAATGCTTGATAAATCCATCAGGGACATAGAGAGGGAGAGACAGGGATTACAGACACAAGAGAAGAAACTTATTgcagaaataaagaaaagtgcAAAGCAAGGGCAGATG GGTGCTGTAAAGGTGATGGCAAAAGATCTTATAAGGACAAGGCATCAGATTGAAAAATTTTACAAGCTTAAGTCCCAACTTCAAGGCGTCTCCCTCAGAATTCAG ACTCTGAAATCCACACAAGCCATGGGGGAAGCAATGAAAGGTGTCACAAAGGCAATGGGACAGATGAACAGGCAGATGAATTTACCAGCACTGCAGAAGATAATGCAAGAATTTGAGAGGCAAAATGAGAAGATGGAAATGGTGAGTGAGGTAATGGGTGATGCAATTGATGATGCTTTGGAAGgagatgaggaagaagaagaaacagaaGAGTTAGTGAACCAGGTCCTTGATGAGATTGGAATTGATATGAATTCTGAG CTTGTAAATGCTCCTTCTTCCGCTGTGGCTGCTCCAGCGGCAAAGAACAAGGTTGCGCAAGCTGAGGCAACTGGAAATGATGACGGTGGGATAGACAGTGACCTTCAGGCAAGGTTAGACAATTTGAGGAAGATGTAA
- the LOC132037488 gene encoding vacuolar protein sorting-associated protein 2 homolog 1 isoform X2, with product MSKLLRENKRMLDKSIRDIERERQGLQTQEKKLIAEIKKSAKQGQMGAVKVMAKDLIRTRHQIEKFYKLKSQLQGVSLRIQTLKSTQAMGEAMKGVTKAMGQMNRQMNLPALQKIMQEFERQNEKMEMVSEVMGDAIDDALEGDEEEEETEELVNQVLDEIGIDMNSELVNAPSSAVAAPAAKNKVAQAEATGNDDGGIDSDLQARLDNLRKM from the exons ATGTCTA agCTCCTGCGTGAAAACAAGCGAATGCTTGATAAATCCATCAGGGACATAGAGAGGGAGAGACAGGGATTACAGACACAAGAGAAGAAACTTATTgcagaaataaagaaaagtgcAAAGCAAGGGCAGATG GGTGCTGTAAAGGTGATGGCAAAAGATCTTATAAGGACAAGGCATCAGATTGAAAAATTTTACAAGCTTAAGTCCCAACTTCAAGGCGTCTCCCTCAGAATTCAG ACTCTGAAATCCACACAAGCCATGGGGGAAGCAATGAAAGGTGTCACAAAGGCAATGGGACAGATGAACAGGCAGATGAATTTACCAGCACTGCAGAAGATAATGCAAGAATTTGAGAGGCAAAATGAGAAGATGGAAATGGTGAGTGAGGTAATGGGTGATGCAATTGATGATGCTTTGGAAGgagatgaggaagaagaagaaacagaaGAGTTAGTGAACCAGGTCCTTGATGAGATTGGAATTGATATGAATTCTGAG CTTGTAAATGCTCCTTCTTCCGCTGTGGCTGCTCCAGCGGCAAAGAACAAGGTTGCGCAAGCTGAGGCAACTGGAAATGATGACGGTGGGATAGACAGTGACCTTCAGGCAAGGTTAGACAATTTGAGGAAGATGTAA